In Sphingobacteriaceae bacterium, one genomic interval encodes:
- a CDS encoding OmpH family outer membrane protein produces MKKLSIQKLMAFAICLAFISYSHAQKIAHISLDSLVTVMPETNIAKEVAQNYLKSLDQEMLTMQSEFESKYKDFLEKEATMSETIKQNKQQDLQQLNKRIEDFRNQASQDYQRKYGELTAPIMDKAKKGIEAVAKEAGYKYVFDTSVGNVLYFEPSDDIFNAVKKKLDSMPQAAIPGANNTTKEPKSPVKSSPPAKTGGK; encoded by the coding sequence ATGAAAAAACTTTCTATTCAAAAATTAATGGCATTTGCAATTTGCCTTGCGTTCATTTCTTACTCCCACGCACAAAAAATAGCTCATATTAGTCTAGACTCTCTGGTTACCGTAATGCCGGAAACAAATATTGCTAAAGAAGTTGCTCAAAACTATCTGAAATCACTTGATCAGGAAATGCTAACCATGCAGTCTGAATTTGAAAGCAAATACAAGGATTTTTTGGAAAAAGAAGCAACAATGAGCGAAACCATTAAGCAAAATAAACAACAGGATTTACAACAACTAAATAAACGCATAGAAGATTTTCGTAATCAGGCTAGTCAGGACTACCAGCGTAAATATGGTGAGTTAACTGCGCCAATAATGGATAAAGCGAAAAAAGGAATTGAAGCCGTGGCTAAAGAGGCCGGTTATAAATATGTTTTTGATACCAGCGTTGGCAATGTTTTATATTTTGAGCCTTCTGACGACATTTTTAATGCAGTAAAGAAAAAGTTAGATTCTATGCCTCAGGCTGCAATTCCAGGCGCAAATAATACCACTAAAGAGCCTAAAAGCCCTGTAAAATCAAGCCCTCCGGCCAAAACAGGCGGAAAATAA
- a CDS encoding OmpA family protein, with product MKKLFFTLSVILSLSSYSQSVEFEKDNFPGRKDELREARRKLEIGIENFMIGRKEFDEYKRGYYSEKKYMPVSIFDYQKTGIESFKKALAPLNEANKFNPKNARLNYMLGFVWFISDAESAEALKHFEIAHSLDPEVEFDILFWLGWCEQMHDKWDMAIKYYNEFLTKAGQKKGHLAEIEDTKKKISECTVGKELSANPVRVFVDNLGSSINTSFPEYGPSITTDEETIIFTARRDNSTGAKRDQNDNGWFEDVYVSAKKAGKWGPSVQLSKNVNTEGHDAAAGLAPDGSKLYVYRHSGRDGGDLYESTLFGADWEAPVHMNKNINTRYHESSVSLSYDGKRIYFVSDKEHGLGDRDIYYSDLDVKGEWGPAKNIGPVINTKYAEEAVFMHPDGVTMYFSSKGHKTMGGYDIFKTTLKNGIWSEPENLGYPINGPDDDVFFVVNGSGSRGYFASAKTGGFGEKDIYKITFLGPEKQPLLNTSDQLLAVRANPVSNLKTESAADVRLAKVAILKGLITSAKTFEPLSATLELIDNDLNIVLATFKSNSATGKYLVTLPSGKNYGIAVKCDGYLFHSENFNLPDGSDYQEVEKNIALKKIEVGSVIVLKNIFFDFDKATIRKESANELERLIKLLNDNPSIKIELGSHTDSKGSDEYNMKLSDNRSKSVVEYLIGKGISAARLVAKGYGETKPIDTNDSDEGRQNNRRTEFKILEK from the coding sequence ATGAAAAAATTATTTTTTACATTATCAGTTATTTTATCTCTTTCTAGTTATTCTCAATCCGTTGAATTTGAAAAAGACAATTTTCCGGGAAGAAAAGATGAATTGCGCGAAGCCCGCAGAAAATTAGAAATCGGAATAGAAAATTTCATGATTGGAAGAAAAGAGTTCGATGAATATAAGCGCGGGTATTACTCTGAAAAAAAATATATGCCGGTAAGCATTTTTGATTATCAAAAAACAGGTATTGAAAGTTTTAAAAAAGCATTGGCTCCTCTTAACGAAGCCAATAAATTTAATCCGAAAAACGCTCGTTTAAATTACATGCTCGGGTTTGTTTGGTTTATCTCTGATGCGGAAAGTGCTGAAGCTTTGAAACATTTTGAAATTGCTCATTCCTTAGATCCGGAAGTTGAATTTGATATCTTGTTTTGGCTGGGATGGTGTGAACAAATGCATGATAAGTGGGATATGGCTATTAAATACTATAATGAATTTCTTACGAAAGCCGGACAAAAAAAGGGGCACTTAGCTGAAATAGAAGATACCAAGAAAAAAATAAGTGAGTGTACAGTAGGAAAAGAGCTGAGTGCAAATCCGGTGAGAGTTTTTGTGGATAATTTAGGGTCTTCAATCAATACTTCTTTTCCGGAATATGGACCCTCTATTACTACAGACGAAGAAACTATAATTTTTACAGCCCGTAGAGATAATTCTACCGGTGCTAAGCGTGATCAAAACGACAATGGTTGGTTTGAAGATGTATATGTGTCGGCCAAAAAAGCCGGCAAATGGGGCCCATCGGTTCAATTAAGTAAAAATGTGAACACCGAAGGGCACGATGCCGCAGCAGGTTTAGCCCCTGATGGGTCTAAACTATATGTTTACAGGCACTCCGGTAGAGATGGAGGCGACTTATACGAAAGCACCTTGTTTGGTGCGGATTGGGAAGCTCCTGTGCACATGAACAAAAATATTAATACCAGATATCATGAATCTAGTGTGAGTTTAAGTTATGATGGCAAGCGAATTTATTTTGTAAGCGACAAAGAACACGGCTTAGGCGACAGAGATATTTATTACAGTGATTTGGATGTAAAAGGAGAATGGGGACCTGCAAAAAACATTGGTCCGGTTATCAATACCAAATATGCCGAAGAAGCTGTATTTATGCACCCTGACGGAGTTACCATGTATTTTAGCAGCAAGGGTCACAAAACCATGGGCGGATATGATATTTTTAAAACCACGCTTAAAAACGGGATATGGTCTGAGCCTGAAAATTTAGGTTACCCCATTAATGGCCCTGATGACGATGTGTTTTTTGTGGTAAACGGAAGTGGAAGTCGCGGATATTTTGCATCTGCGAAAACCGGAGGCTTTGGAGAAAAAGATATTTATAAAATAACTTTTTTGGGTCCCGAAAAACAACCTTTATTAAACACATCCGATCAGCTATTGGCTGTAAGAGCGAATCCGGTAAGTAACTTAAAAACCGAAAGCGCCGCAGATGTGCGTTTAGCTAAAGTTGCCATTTTAAAAGGATTAATCACTTCAGCCAAAACCTTTGAACCACTTTCGGCTACTTTAGAATTAATTGATAACGACCTCAACATTGTGTTGGCTACTTTTAAATCAAATAGCGCAACCGGAAAATATTTAGTGACACTTCCAAGCGGAAAAAATTATGGTATTGCCGTTAAATGTGATGGTTATTTATTCCATTCTGAAAATTTCAATTTACCGGATGGTTCCGATTATCAAGAAGTAGAAAAAAACATTGCGTTAAAGAAAATAGAGGTTGGAAGTGTTATTGTATTAAAAAATATTTTCTTTGATTTTGATAAAGCTACAATTCGAAAAGAATCAGCAAATGAGTTAGAGCGATTAATTAAATTATTGAACGATAATCCTTCTATTAAAATTGAATTAGGAAGTCACACAGATAGTAAGGGCTCAGATGAGTACAACATGAAATTAAGCGATAATCGCTCAAAGTCTGTTGTGGAATATTTAATTGGCAAAGGTATTTCAGCAGCCAGATTAGTGGCAAAGGGTTATGGTGAAACCAAACCTATTGATACAAACGATAGCGATGAGGGCCGTCAAAATAACAGAAGAACAGAATTTAAGATTTTAGAAAAATAA
- a CDS encoding outer membrane beta-barrel protein, with protein MLRLVIILFLGAQFATYAQEKESNTLIPKVIVGADSNTIFETKKGVHEANQDYAILKIGAYVSAYYAYYDDETVNNGYVQIPTMAARNKELGLNMAQMSMKYTAKNLRGNLGLHFGDIPSTVWPQQYNMIQEANAGVKLFKKLWLDAGFFKSHVGVESTEPRENITSSMALADNFEPYFFAGAKLTYEFNEKLLVQLNTFNSYASFVDNNKNKLVGLSIVYNPNEKWSFTYNFLNGTESPDSITKKQMRNYNNFYFTYTHKKWILALEGNYGWQTNSLLVDSSKSAIVYSGLIVARYQVLQSTGLYARQEFLSDENRILTGDVDFGKSVYGTTFGLEYKPIKNAALNLQWRNLNCEKLIFKQGNKIVNQRNEFIICLDVWF; from the coding sequence ATGTTGCGATTAGTAATAATATTATTTTTAGGAGCTCAGTTTGCAACATATGCACAAGAAAAAGAATCAAACACATTAATTCCTAAAGTGATTGTGGGCGCCGATTCAAATACCATATTTGAAACCAAAAAGGGCGTACATGAAGCCAATCAAGATTATGCCATATTAAAAATTGGCGCATACGTTAGCGCGTATTATGCCTATTATGATGATGAAACTGTAAATAACGGATATGTTCAAATTCCAACAATGGCCGCGCGAAATAAGGAATTGGGTTTGAATATGGCTCAAATGAGCATGAAGTATACCGCAAAAAATTTGCGTGGAAACTTAGGACTACATTTTGGAGATATACCTTCAACTGTTTGGCCTCAGCAATACAACATGATTCAAGAAGCTAATGCAGGCGTGAAACTTTTTAAAAAACTCTGGCTTGATGCCGGTTTTTTTAAATCACATGTAGGTGTAGAAAGCACAGAACCCAGAGAAAATATTACATCAAGCATGGCTTTGGCTGATAATTTTGAACCGTACTTTTTTGCCGGTGCCAAATTAACCTATGAATTCAATGAAAAACTATTGGTTCAATTAAACACCTTTAATAGTTATGCCTCATTTGTAGATAATAATAAAAATAAATTAGTTGGTTTAAGCATTGTTTACAATCCAAATGAAAAGTGGAGCTTTACTTATAATTTTTTAAATGGAACAGAAAGTCCTGATTCTATTACTAAAAAACAAATGCGGAACTACAATAATTTTTATTTTACCTACACCCATAAAAAATGGATTTTGGCATTAGAGGGAAATTACGGATGGCAAACAAATTCATTGTTAGTCGATTCATCAAAAAGTGCCATTGTTTATAGTGGATTAATTGTGGCACGGTATCAGGTTTTGCAAAGCACCGGACTTTATGCAAGGCAAGAGTTTTTAAGTGATGAGAATAGAATTTTAACCGGTGATGTTGATTTTGGTAAATCAGTATATGGAACAACATTTGGTTTGGAATATAAACCTATAAAAAATGCAGCCCTTAATTTGCAATGGAGAAATTTAAATTGCGAAAAATTGATTTTCAAACAAGGCAATAAAATTGTAAATCAAAGAAATGAATTTATTATTTGTTTAGACGTTTGGTTTTGA
- the bamA gene encoding outer membrane protein assembly factor BamA encodes MGKPASKFRKTNIIRYFIYISFIFICGLSKGQNKDSLLLESFRNAKKYRVASIRIEGAKYTDPSVVKLLSGISEGEEIPMPGEQITDAIKKLWKQGIFENIDIALEKTVGNDAFIVIKVVERPRLSKFKFEGDVRKSDADDIRARIRLLKERVVTDYMIGSIKNTVRDHYLNKGFYFNKVEIIQKKDTTAKTPHILLTIKVDKGKKVRIKEVNITGNTVLQSWKLRRKLEDSKRYRWYNIFNSAKYLEDNLEKDLPAIVEKYNAKGYRDARIAKDTVYFVSPNRVNIDITVDEGNKYYFGKFKWFGNSKYRSGQLDTILNIHPGDIYDQSKLEQKLFMNPNGFDISSLYMDDGYLFFQVNQQENNVHNDTIDFDILIYEGKQATINKVTLKGNDKTNDHVVYREIMTKPGQLFRRSDIIRTQRELAQLGYFDPEKLDVKPNPNPADGTVDIEYIVEEKPSDQIELSGGWGGRNRATSNGGLGVIGTLGVTFNNFSTKNFFKKDAWRPLPSGDGQRLSLRAQTNGIYYQSYNFSFTEPWFGGKKPNSLTVSAFHSLFSNGLKKYVEQDGQKIYNTNRNSMSIIGGSVGFGKRLKWPDNYFSMYSNISYNYYDLYKYGAFIFGTGFANDLNLGLNISRNSTDQPIYPKSGSNFVFHSQFTPPYSLYNNKNYADLTLTERYKYIEYQKFKITAEWFTQLTNKKAAEGKDARNLVLRTKVGYGFLAYYNKDVGFSPFERFYMGGSGISGFQNFVAREIIALRGYPDNSLSSNFGDPICARYTMEVRYPISLNPQATIFVLGFAEAGNTWTDYKKFNPFQVKRSAGVGLRVFLPMFGLLGIDYGWGFDNIPGNPSIGNGKGQFHFTIGGQLGEL; translated from the coding sequence TTGGGAAAACCAGCGAGCAAATTTCGAAAAACTAATATTATCAGATATTTCATTTACATATCATTCATTTTTATTTGCGGCCTATCAAAAGGACAAAACAAAGACAGTTTACTTTTAGAAAGCTTTAGAAATGCTAAAAAATATCGTGTCGCCTCCATTCGTATTGAAGGGGCAAAATATACCGACCCTAGTGTTGTAAAATTACTTTCCGGAATTAGTGAGGGGGAAGAAATTCCAATGCCGGGCGAACAAATTACCGACGCTATCAAAAAACTATGGAAACAAGGTATTTTCGAAAATATTGATATTGCATTAGAAAAAACGGTAGGTAACGACGCTTTTATAGTAATAAAAGTGGTTGAACGCCCAAGGCTTTCGAAATTTAAATTTGAAGGCGATGTAAGAAAAAGTGACGCCGATGATATTCGTGCAAGAATAAGACTCCTGAAAGAACGTGTGGTGACTGATTATATGATTGGATCAATTAAGAATACGGTACGCGATCATTATTTAAATAAGGGTTTTTATTTTAATAAAGTAGAAATAATTCAAAAGAAAGATACCACCGCTAAAACCCCGCATATCTTACTAACCATTAAAGTAGATAAAGGTAAAAAAGTTAGAATTAAAGAAGTAAATATAACCGGCAATACAGTACTTCAGAGCTGGAAGTTGCGCAGAAAATTGGAAGACTCGAAAAGATATCGCTGGTATAACATTTTTAATTCAGCCAAATATCTTGAAGATAATTTAGAAAAAGATTTACCTGCCATTGTAGAAAAATACAACGCAAAAGGATATAGAGATGCACGGATTGCCAAAGACACGGTTTACTTTGTTTCACCAAATCGGGTAAATATTGACATAACAGTTGACGAAGGAAATAAATATTATTTTGGTAAGTTTAAATGGTTTGGTAATAGCAAATACCGAAGCGGACAGTTAGATACCATATTAAATATTCATCCAGGAGATATTTACGATCAAAGTAAATTAGAACAAAAATTATTTATGAATCCAAACGGATTCGATATTTCAAGTTTATATATGGACGACGGATATTTATTTTTCCAGGTTAATCAACAGGAAAATAATGTACATAACGACACCATTGACTTTGACATTTTGATTTATGAAGGCAAGCAGGCCACCATTAACAAAGTAACATTAAAAGGAAATGATAAAACCAATGATCATGTGGTTTATAGGGAAATTATGACCAAACCCGGTCAATTATTTAGAAGGTCAGACATTATTCGTACGCAAAGAGAATTGGCTCAATTAGGTTATTTTGATCCGGAAAAATTAGACGTAAAACCTAATCCAAATCCTGCAGACGGAACAGTAGATATTGAATACATAGTTGAGGAAAAACCGAGCGATCAAATTGAATTAAGCGGTGGCTGGGGCGGAAGAAACAGGGCAACCAGCAATGGCGGTTTAGGGGTAATAGGAACTCTTGGCGTTACTTTCAATAATTTTTCCACTAAAAACTTTTTTAAAAAAGATGCTTGGCGTCCGTTGCCAAGTGGAGATGGCCAGAGGCTTAGTTTAAGAGCGCAAACCAATGGAATTTATTATCAATCTTATAATTTTTCATTTACCGAACCCTGGTTTGGAGGCAAAAAGCCAAACTCGCTAACCGTTAGTGCCTTCCATTCTTTATTCAGTAATGGATTAAAAAAATATGTTGAACAAGATGGTCAAAAAATTTATAACACCAACCGAAACAGCATGAGTATAATTGGAGGTTCTGTTGGATTTGGTAAAAGATTAAAATGGCCTGATAATTATTTTAGTATGTATTCAAACATCAGTTACAACTATTATGATTTATATAAATATGGGGCATTTATTTTTGGAACCGGTTTTGCTAACGATTTAAATTTAGGATTAAACATTTCTCGTAATTCAACTGATCAGCCCATTTATCCAAAATCGGGTTCAAATTTTGTTTTTCATTCTCAATTTACCCCCCCATATTCATTATATAACAATAAAAACTATGCCGATCTTACTCTGACAGAACGCTATAAATACATCGAATATCAAAAGTTCAAAATTACGGCTGAATGGTTTACTCAGTTAACTAACAAAAAAGCGGCTGAGGGAAAAGATGCCAGAAATTTAGTGTTACGTACCAAGGTGGGTTACGGATTTTTAGCTTATTATAATAAAGATGTAGGCTTTTCACCCTTTGAAAGATTTTATATGGGCGGAAGTGGTATTAGCGGATTTCAGAACTTTGTAGCTAGAGAGATTATTGCGCTTCGCGGTTATCCGGATAATTCATTATCTTCTAATTTCGGCGATCCTATTTGTGCACGATATACAATGGAGGTACGCTATCCTATCAGTTTGAATCCGCAGGCAACAATCTTTGTATTGGGTTTTGCCGAAGCCGGAAACACATGGACCGATTATAAAAAATTCAATCCATTTCAGGTTAAAAGAAGTGCAGGCGTAGGATTAAGGGTGTTTTTACCTATGTTTGGATTATTAGGAATAGATTATGGGTGGGGCTTTGATAATATTCCCGGAAATCCATCAATTGGAAACGGAAAGGGCCAATTTCACTTCACCATTGGTGGACAACTGGGAGAATTATAA
- a CDS encoding isoprenyl transferase translates to MDYKSAINPNNVPKHIAIIMDGNGRWAKKHGEDRIFGHHEGVNSVREIVEACGEIGVKFLTLYAFSTENWNRPKEEVDALMELLVSTISLETESLHKKGVRLQVIGDIASLPDSCQKELAESIKMTENNSTVTLILALSYSSRWEITNAVKIISNKVKEGKLNPDEINAKLIDSFLATKDYPEPELMIRTSGEHRISNFLLWQLAYAEFYFTDILWPDFRKPQFFQAILSYQNRERRFGKTSEQISKN, encoded by the coding sequence ATGGATTATAAATCGGCCATAAACCCAAACAACGTTCCAAAACACATAGCCATTATTATGGATGGCAATGGAAGATGGGCAAAAAAACATGGGGAAGATCGAATTTTTGGTCATCATGAGGGTGTTAACTCAGTACGCGAAATAGTTGAGGCTTGCGGAGAAATAGGAGTTAAATTCTTAACGCTTTATGCGTTCAGCACTGAAAACTGGAACCGACCGAAAGAAGAAGTTGATGCGCTTATGGAGCTATTGGTATCAACAATTAGTTTAGAGACAGAATCCCTTCATAAAAAAGGCGTTCGGCTGCAAGTAATAGGAGATATTGCCAGCTTACCCGACTCTTGTCAGAAAGAACTGGCAGAATCAATCAAAATGACCGAAAATAACTCTACTGTTACTTTGATTCTCGCCTTAAGTTATTCGAGCAGATGGGAAATTACCAATGCTGTTAAAATTATTTCAAATAAGGTAAAAGAAGGGAAACTAAACCCAGATGAAATTAACGCTAAACTTATAGATTCCTTTCTTGCTACAAAAGATTATCCGGAACCGGAATTAATGATTCGTACAAGCGGAGAACATCGAATCAGTAATTTTTTATTGTGGCAATTAGCTTACGCTGAATTTTATTTTACCGACATCCTTTGGCCTGATTTTAGAAAACCACAATTCTTTCAAGCTATATTATCCTATCAAAATCGCGAAAGAAGGTTTGGGAAAACCAGCGAGCAAATTTCGAAAAACTAA
- a CDS encoding OmpH family outer membrane protein translates to MKKFIIPLFILFSINGFSQAAAKFGYVDTDYILDQIPEYKAAQSELDKTSIQWQKEIEGRFGEIDKLYKAYQADAILLTDDMKKKRENEILNKEKEAKDLQKQKFGVDGELFKKRQELVKPLQDKVYNAIKVVAEKKGIGFILDKSGQVSILYANHKYDISDDVLIHLGYKK, encoded by the coding sequence ATTAAAAAATTCATTATTCCGCTTTTTATTCTTTTCTCCATCAATGGTTTTTCTCAGGCTGCAGCCAAATTTGGATATGTTGATACAGATTATATTCTCGACCAAATTCCGGAATACAAAGCTGCGCAAAGCGAATTGGATAAAACAAGTATTCAATGGCAAAAAGAAATTGAAGGTCGGTTTGGCGAAATTGATAAATTGTATAAGGCTTATCAGGCTGATGCCATTTTATTAACCGATGACATGAAGAAAAAAAGAGAAAATGAAATATTAAATAAAGAGAAAGAGGCTAAGGATTTGCAAAAACAAAAATTTGGTGTAGATGGTGAGTTATTTAAAAAAAGGCAGGAATTGGTGAAACCTCTTCAGGATAAAGTTTATAACGCAATTAAAGTGGTAGCAGAAAAAAAAGGAATAGGTTTTATATTGGATAAAAGTGGTCAAGTATCCATTCTGTATGCGAACCATAAATATGATATTAGTGATGATGTACTTATTCACTTGGGTTACAAAAAATAA
- the murI gene encoding glutamate racemase, with protein sequence MPIGVFDSGFGGLTVLKEIVKELPQYDFIYLGDNARAPYGSRSFETVYEYTLECVKELLSKGCHLVILACNTASAKALRTIQQKDLPVLAPNKRVLGVIRPTAEIVGALSKTKHVGILGTTGTVSSGSYKTEILNFFSDIHVFQEACPMWVPLIENGEFESEAASMFIEKNVKALMQQSNKIDTIILGCTHYPLIEKQIKKFIPEQVRLLSQGEIVAKSLKNYLFRHPEIDEVCSKNATITFYTTDLPESFDAQATRFYGKAIKSEHLNL encoded by the coding sequence ATGCCCATTGGGGTTTTTGACAGCGGTTTTGGAGGATTAACCGTATTGAAAGAAATAGTTAAAGAACTTCCGCAATATGATTTTATTTATTTGGGCGATAATGCTAGGGCACCTTACGGTTCAAGAAGTTTTGAAACGGTTTATGAATATACGCTGGAATGTGTAAAGGAATTACTGAGTAAGGGATGTCATTTAGTTATTTTAGCTTGCAACACAGCATCTGCTAAAGCACTAAGGACAATACAACAAAAGGATTTACCGGTTTTAGCCCCAAACAAACGGGTGTTGGGCGTTATTCGGCCTACCGCTGAAATAGTTGGCGCCTTAAGTAAAACCAAGCATGTTGGTATATTAGGTACTACCGGAACCGTTAGTTCGGGATCTTACAAAACCGAAATTTTAAATTTTTTTTCTGACATTCATGTTTTTCAGGAAGCGTGCCCGATGTGGGTGCCCTTAATAGAAAATGGTGAATTTGAAAGCGAAGCTGCATCTATGTTTATTGAAAAGAATGTAAAAGCGCTGATGCAACAGTCAAATAAAATTGACACCATCATTTTAGGATGTACGCATTATCCATTAATTGAGAAACAAATTAAAAAGTTTATTCCTGAGCAAGTAAGATTGCTTTCGCAGGGAGAAATTGTTGCCAAGAGTTTAAAAAACTATTTATTCAGACACCCCGAAATTGATGAGGTGTGTTCGAAAAACGCCACAATCACATTTTATACAACTGATTTGCCTGAATCATTTGATGCGCAAGCTACTCGTTTTTACGGTAAGGCCATTAAATCAGAACATTTGAACTTGTAA
- a CDS encoding toxin-antitoxin system YwqK family antitoxin produces the protein MNCRLFITAGFVGCSSLFSQTVAQTFEFAPGTKDTINYVDVAGKKQKHWILYGKHKPNTCYTIAQKVEEGDYAENRKTGIWQEYYCNGQTKSKVTFMNGRANGHAVLYYDNGKIQEEGEWKNNRWVGALKQYYENGEVQHDFKYNEAGKREGEQVYKYENGQVAIQGNFANGKETGVIKEYAENGQLKAEKTFNNGVVDVASIKTFSVKETPVKTDVPPDAVVPKLTVKADEKPNEAVTEVKPTVLNGKHTLYDKNKNVTKDGIFSNNTFMDGKAYLYNENGILKRVLIYKNGVYVGDGVIEK, from the coding sequence ATGAATTGTAGATTATTCATAACAGCAGGTTTCGTAGGATGTAGTTCTCTGTTTTCGCAAACAGTAGCACAAACTTTTGAGTTTGCCCCAGGAACCAAGGACACAATAAATTATGTTGATGTTGCCGGTAAAAAACAAAAACATTGGATTTTGTATGGTAAGCATAAACCTAATACGTGTTATACTATTGCACAAAAAGTAGAAGAAGGAGATTACGCCGAAAATAGAAAAACGGGTATTTGGCAGGAATATTATTGCAACGGTCAAACTAAAAGCAAAGTAACTTTTATGAATGGACGTGCTAACGGCCATGCTGTTTTATATTATGATAATGGAAAAATTCAGGAAGAAGGAGAATGGAAAAATAATCGTTGGGTTGGTGCATTAAAACAATATTATGAAAATGGAGAAGTGCAGCACGATTTTAAATACAACGAAGCCGGAAAACGCGAAGGTGAACAAGTTTATAAATACGAAAACGGACAAGTGGCCATACAAGGTAATTTCGCAAATGGTAAGGAAACAGGTGTAATAAAAGAATATGCCGAAAATGGTCAATTAAAGGCTGAGAAAACTTTTAACAATGGAGTTGTAGACGTGGCCTCAATAAAAACTTTTTCAGTTAAAGAAACCCCTGTAAAAACCGATGTTCCGCCAGATGCAGTTGTTCCTAAACTAACAGTGAAAGCCGACGAAAAACCAAACGAGGCGGTAACAGAGGTTAAACCAACAGTCTTAAACGGAAAACATACCTTGTACGATAAAAATAAAAACGTAACTAAAGATGGCATTTTCAGTAACAATACATTTATGGATGGTAAAGCCTATTTATATAACGAAAATGGTATTTTAAAACGAGTACTCATTTACAAAAACGGTGTTTATGTAGGTGATGGCGTTATTGAGAAATAA